In Flavobacterium endoglycinae, one DNA window encodes the following:
- a CDS encoding response regulator transcription factor — MNKVLLVEDDPRVASFITRGLEEQLYQVKNVTKGFDAINEVMENTYDIIILDIMLSDITGFEVCEVLRNRKIIVPILILSALDTPQEKVRGLKAGADDYLAKPFLFEELLARINAQLRRSEFSSGILDFQSYAGIEINMKEQSASRDGKELNLSSRELKLLIFFMKNRERALSRIAIAEAVWSIDLDMSSNTVDVYINYLRSKVDKNFPFPLIHTIKGTGYMLKKKTNESQE, encoded by the coding sequence ATGAACAAAGTATTATTAGTAGAAGACGATCCGCGTGTAGCTTCTTTCATTACCAGAGGACTTGAGGAACAATTGTATCAGGTAAAAAACGTTACCAAAGGTTTTGATGCCATTAATGAGGTAATGGAAAATACGTATGATATTATTATTCTCGACATTATGCTATCGGATATTACTGGTTTTGAAGTCTGCGAAGTCCTGCGAAATCGGAAAATAATCGTTCCTATTCTTATTTTAAGTGCCTTGGATACTCCACAGGAAAAAGTTCGCGGATTAAAAGCCGGAGCCGATGATTATCTGGCAAAACCCTTTTTGTTTGAAGAACTTTTAGCGCGAATCAATGCGCAGCTCCGCCGTTCTGAATTCAGCAGTGGAATACTTGATTTTCAATCGTATGCCGGAATCGAAATTAATATGAAGGAACAAAGCGCTTCAAGAGACGGAAAAGAACTGAATCTTTCGTCAAGAGAATTAAAGCTTTTGATCTTTTTTATGAAAAACCGAGAAAGGGCTTTATCCAGAATTGCCATTGCCGAAGCCGTGTGGAGCATCGATCTGGATATGAGTTCGAATACTGTAGATGTTTACATTAATTATTTACGAAGCAAAGTCGACAAGAATTTCCCTTTTCCGCTTATACACACGATAAAAGGCACGGGATATATGCTGAAAAAAAAGACCAATGAATCTCAAGAATAA
- a CDS encoding bestrophin family protein — protein sequence MIIKKKENWFKMLFEWKGSVLPQLLPRLFLLFLFSLLIVYYKSFLLEYNLHINPAIFTLFGIALAIFLGFRNNVSYDRFWEGRKLWGALLNDTRSLARQSITLLNTENDKAESQKFIQLLIAFVYALKHQLRHTNPDKDFDRLISSDLKEQLQNIHFKPIAILKELGLWVKKAKAEGRIDGFAQLAFEENLNKLSDIVGGCERIASTPIPYTYSVLLHRTVYIYCFILPFGFVETLGWITPFVIVFIAYTFVALEAIADELEEPFGLQPNDLALDTMSLMIENTLLELNGEKIEIKKSDNEYYLT from the coding sequence ATGATTATTAAGAAAAAAGAAAACTGGTTTAAAATGCTTTTTGAATGGAAAGGCTCCGTTTTACCCCAGCTTCTTCCAAGATTATTTTTATTATTCTTGTTTTCGCTCCTCATTGTATATTACAAATCGTTTTTACTAGAATACAATCTGCATATTAATCCTGCGATTTTTACTTTATTTGGAATTGCTCTTGCTATATTTCTTGGTTTTAGAAATAATGTAAGTTATGACCGATTTTGGGAAGGCCGGAAACTTTGGGGCGCTTTGTTAAACGACACTCGTTCTCTTGCCCGACAAAGTATAACGCTCTTAAATACTGAAAATGATAAAGCCGAAAGCCAGAAATTCATTCAGCTGCTTATAGCTTTTGTCTACGCTTTAAAACATCAATTACGACATACCAATCCCGATAAAGATTTCGATAGACTTATTAGTTCTGACTTAAAAGAACAGCTGCAAAATATTCATTTTAAACCTATTGCAATTTTAAAAGAATTAGGATTATGGGTAAAAAAAGCCAAAGCCGAAGGTCGCATCGATGGTTTTGCACAATTGGCATTTGAGGAAAACTTAAATAAACTTTCGGATATTGTAGGCGGCTGCGAAAGAATTGCCAGCACTCCTATTCCGTATACGTATAGCGTTTTATTGCACAGAACGGTTTACATTTACTGTTTTATACTGCCGTTTGGTTTTGTAGAAACATTAGGCTGGATTACGCCGTTTGTAATTGTATTTATAGCCTATACCTTCGTTGCACTTGAAGCTATTGCCGATGAACTCGAAGAACCATTTGGATTACAGCCAAATGATCTTGCCTTAGACACGATGTCGCTGATGATTGAGAATACACTTTTAGAATTAAACGGTGAAAAAATCGAAATTAAAAAAAGTGACAATGAATATTACCTTACTTAA
- a CDS encoding DUF998 domain-containing protein, which produces MAIICIVICIADFAVLFVLGTYYPAYSQLKNTISSLGATISPVSNVISIWWIGIGIVFVFFGIIFRKAFYENPKSSRLASILIILYGMGEGIGSGLFKADRIAGKMTQSFVFHDIAGAIGLIAAVVLPLVMPKVITKENNPRFGQFSRIIFFIGLLTIAFFTIRFPAESGWISYRGLWQRLFMLNLYIYFITISIIIYQKCSTFKMK; this is translated from the coding sequence ATGGCAATAATCTGCATTGTGATTTGTATAGCTGATTTTGCGGTATTGTTTGTTTTGGGAACGTATTATCCGGCTTACAGCCAGTTAAAAAATACGATTAGTTCGTTAGGTGCAACAATTAGTCCCGTTTCTAATGTTATTTCGATTTGGTGGATAGGTATTGGAATTGTGTTTGTTTTCTTTGGAATCATCTTTAGAAAAGCATTTTATGAAAATCCGAAAAGTTCACGACTTGCCTCCATTTTAATTATACTTTACGGAATGGGAGAAGGAATTGGTTCGGGTTTGTTCAAAGCAGATAGAATCGCCGGCAAAATGACACAATCTTTTGTTTTTCATGATATTGCTGGTGCAATTGGACTTATCGCTGCTGTAGTATTGCCATTGGTTATGCCGAAAGTAATTACCAAAGAAAATAATCCTCGTTTTGGCCAGTTTTCACGCATAATATTTTTTATCGGCTTGCTTACAATAGCCTTTTTTACCATTCGGTTTCCTGCCGAAAGCGGCTGGATTTCGTACAGAGGATTGTGGCAGCGGCTTTTCATGCTCAATCTCTACATTTATTTCATTACAATTTCAATTATTATATACCAAAAATGTTCAACATTTAAAATGAAGTAA
- a CDS encoding polysaccharide deacetylase family protein: MKIIFTKALPFLMLLTLFSCETKKEKPKSKPYKAGVILSFDDAYVDEWYEADQALKKYAWKATFNVCRIDSIGEPQIKKLLEMQKYGHEIAGHGYHHYNAVKFVKQNGIKKYLEQEIDPMIVSLKKKSFKTTTFAYPYGERSNELDRALSPKFKIIRGRAFGGEAPEKQDSYFNNSKIVFAFDIDNSHIHFSIPYLLELLDYAKKHNKILILCGHKPVKEITENYQTKIETLEFICKYMKLNGLKFYKLSDLDDLLPEQP, from the coding sequence ATGAAGATAATTTTTACTAAAGCGTTACCATTTTTGATGTTACTGACTTTATTTTCCTGCGAAACGAAAAAGGAAAAGCCTAAATCGAAACCATATAAAGCTGGAGTAATTTTATCTTTTGATGATGCGTATGTTGATGAATGGTACGAAGCAGATCAGGCTTTAAAGAAATACGCTTGGAAAGCCACTTTTAATGTCTGCCGAATTGATTCGATTGGAGAGCCGCAGATTAAAAAACTGCTGGAAATGCAAAAATACGGACATGAGATTGCCGGGCACGGATATCATCATTACAACGCGGTTAAATTTGTAAAACAAAACGGAATCAAAAAGTATTTAGAGCAGGAAATTGATCCTATGATTGTTTCCCTGAAAAAGAAATCTTTTAAAACTACCACATTTGCTTATCCGTACGGAGAAAGATCTAACGAACTTGATCGTGCCTTATCTCCAAAATTCAAAATTATCAGAGGACGTGCTTTTGGCGGTGAAGCTCCAGAAAAACAAGACAGTTATTTTAATAATTCAAAAATTGTATTTGCTTTTGATATTGACAACAGCCACATTCATTTTAGCATTCCTTATTTACTGGAATTACTGGATTATGCCAAAAAACATAATAAAATCCTGATTTTATGCGGTCATAAGCCGGTAAAAGAAATAACCGAAAATTATCAGACTAAAATTGAAACTCTGGAATTTATTTGTAAATACATGAAACTAAATGGCCTTAAGTTTTATAAACTATCAGATCTAGATGATTTGCTTCCAGAGCAGCCTTAA
- the mprF gene encoding bifunctional lysylphosphatidylglycerol flippase/synthetase MprF — protein sequence MKVQTISNRFLAFFKGRKGISFLRENDKIIRQFIFTIFFIGIGIWFIKHENSELKEVKNVITDASTFWVVCGILLAGIYITLQALMYYASFKAVQSEISFQDAAVLFLKRNFVSVFLPAGGISSLAFFTKPIEKKGVKPTQIHFASIVYGFVGILSVIIVAIPALLYSLFEGTTGSGEWYAFGAVAGLSLILYFIYVSVLKKGSIYRFIVKFFPSAEVFMEDLRSNKIIRDKFMHVVFYSILIEFVGIAHLYIAMIALGFTPSLSAAIMGYIISVIFLIVSPFLRGLGAIEISMSFILIQFGFSNVNAIAITFLYRFFEFWIPLLAGASLFLFSANKLLMRIVPSFLLFTLGLINIISVLTPAISERLHVLENIIPISAIKVSNYFVITAGLFMLVNAAFLLKGLRTAWWFAILLTGISVIGNITKAIDYEEAVIALVVLISLIVTRKEYYIKSSSHLQSVGLKTVLISIAVVLIYSILGFYFLDKKHFNIDFNWLQSVKYGLQNYFLVGSSDLVPLDRFARRFLLSINICGFLSLGFLVYALIRPYTIKKEAVEDDFTAAKAILEQYGASALDYFKTYDDKTIFIAENQKAFLSYRIADNFAVVLENPVAESTAEMKQCIIEFDKYCYNNGLKSIYYRVPEENLDLFTSMHKKSLFIGQEGVVDLSVFTLEGSAKKTLRNAINKVKEKGFKTTIHHAPIKDGLLQKIKAVSDEWLNSTGRSELVFSQGKFDWEELKQQTIITVENAEEKIVAFLNVIPDYAQNEGTYDLIRKTDDAPNGIIDFILLELFTYLKSQQCTAVNLGLAAMSGLEEANTFPEKSMKFAYERIKYFSHYKGLRDYKEKFSPVWYNKYLVYSHDYDLLQAPLVLNKVVKP from the coding sequence ATGAAAGTACAAACTATTTCTAATCGTTTTCTTGCTTTTTTTAAAGGCAGAAAAGGAATTTCTTTTCTTCGCGAAAATGATAAAATTATCAGACAGTTTATTTTTACTATTTTTTTTATCGGAATTGGAATCTGGTTTATCAAACACGAAAATTCAGAATTAAAAGAAGTAAAAAATGTCATTACAGATGCCAGCACTTTCTGGGTTGTATGCGGAATTCTATTGGCAGGAATCTACATTACGCTTCAAGCCTTAATGTATTACGCATCGTTTAAAGCCGTTCAAAGCGAAATTTCTTTTCAAGATGCTGCCGTTTTATTTCTCAAACGAAATTTTGTCAGCGTTTTTCTTCCAGCAGGCGGAATTTCTTCTCTGGCATTTTTTACCAAACCCATCGAAAAAAAAGGTGTAAAACCTACGCAGATCCATTTTGCTTCAATTGTATACGGTTTTGTCGGAATTCTGTCGGTTATAATAGTTGCCATTCCAGCCTTATTGTATTCACTTTTTGAAGGAACAACCGGATCAGGAGAATGGTATGCGTTTGGAGCCGTTGCAGGATTAAGTCTTATCCTGTATTTTATTTATGTTTCCGTCCTGAAAAAAGGATCGATATACCGATTTATCGTTAAATTCTTTCCTTCTGCCGAAGTATTTATGGAGGATTTGAGAAGCAATAAAATTATACGGGATAAGTTTATGCATGTTGTGTTTTACTCCATTCTTATTGAATTTGTGGGTATTGCGCATTTGTATATTGCTATGATTGCTTTAGGATTTACACCGTCTTTAAGCGCGGCGATAATGGGCTACATCATTTCGGTAATATTTTTGATTGTTTCGCCTTTTCTACGCGGATTGGGTGCTATAGAAATATCAATGAGTTTTATATTGATTCAATTCGGATTTAGCAATGTCAACGCCATAGCCATTACATTTTTGTACCGCTTTTTCGAATTTTGGATTCCGTTACTGGCAGGAGCGTCATTATTTCTATTCAGTGCCAATAAACTTTTAATGCGTATTGTGCCATCTTTCCTGCTTTTTACTTTGGGATTAATCAATATTATTTCGGTTTTAACACCAGCAATTTCAGAACGTCTGCATGTTTTGGAGAATATAATTCCAATTTCGGCCATTAAAGTTTCTAATTATTTTGTGATAACCGCTGGATTATTCATGCTTGTTAATGCTGCTTTTCTGCTCAAAGGATTACGAACTGCTTGGTGGTTTGCGATTTTACTCACAGGAATTTCGGTTATAGGAAATATTACCAAAGCAATTGATTATGAAGAAGCAGTAATTGCATTGGTGGTTTTGATTAGTTTAATCGTGACACGAAAAGAATACTACATTAAAAGTAGTTCGCATTTGCAGAGTGTTGGTTTAAAAACCGTTTTAATAAGCATAGCAGTCGTTTTAATCTACAGTATTTTAGGATTTTACTTTCTAGATAAAAAACACTTCAATATCGATTTTAACTGGCTTCAGTCTGTAAAATACGGACTCCAGAATTACTTTTTGGTAGGAAGTTCAGATTTAGTTCCCTTAGATCGCTTCGCCAGACGTTTTTTACTTTCGATTAATATCTGCGGATTTTTATCTTTAGGATTTTTGGTTTATGCCTTAATTCGTCCGTACACGATTAAAAAAGAAGCCGTTGAGGATGATTTTACGGCAGCAAAAGCAATACTCGAACAATACGGAGCTTCTGCTTTGGATTACTTTAAAACTTACGACGACAAAACGATTTTTATTGCCGAAAATCAAAAAGCTTTTTTGTCATATCGAATTGCCGATAATTTTGCCGTAGTACTTGAAAATCCAGTTGCAGAATCAACAGCTGAAATGAAACAATGCATAATCGAATTTGATAAATACTGTTATAACAACGGATTAAAAAGCATTTACTATCGTGTTCCCGAAGAAAACCTCGATTTGTTTACTTCCATGCATAAAAAAAGTTTGTTTATTGGGCAGGAAGGCGTTGTTGACTTATCTGTATTTACTTTGGAAGGAAGTGCCAAAAAAACACTCCGTAATGCTATAAACAAAGTAAAAGAAAAAGGTTTTAAAACCACCATTCACCACGCGCCTATAAAAGACGGATTATTGCAGAAAATAAAAGCCGTAAGCGATGAATGGCTGAACAGTACCGGAAGAAGTGAACTTGTTTTTTCGCAAGGAAAATTTGATTGGGAAGAATTAAAACAACAGACCATTATTACCGTCGAAAATGCCGAAGAAAAAATTGTCGCTTTCTTAAACGTAATTCCTGATTATGCCCAAAACGAAGGCACGTACGATTTAATCCGCAAAACCGATGATGCGCCAAATGGGATTATCGATTTTATTCTGCTGGAATTATTTACCTATTTAAAATCGCAGCAATGCACCGCTGTAAATCTGGGATTGGCTGCCATGAGCGGTCTTGAAGAAGCCAATACTTTTCCAGAAAAATCAATGAAATTTGCGTACGAACGAATTAAATATTTCTCGCACTACAAAGGATTGCGAGATTACAAAGAAAAATTCTCTCCCGTATGGTACAATAAATATTTAGTGTATTCTCATGATTACGATTTATTGCAGGCTCCTTTGGTTTTAAATAAAGTGGTAAAACCATAA
- a CDS encoding sensor histidine kinase, with translation MYLGKNGDISRIELKKLIDFLPYPIIVSENTDGESKYLFFNKNFTNKIGYDLSEIENRDELSRLFYPDEAYREKIIKEWNAKAELVKNNEKGFIKMKAKITCKSGEKKWYEIKASLVNDLNIVTFVNINSDMILQERLKKKNLNNDRMLSILGHDLRSPIANLISISSMGEQSEISQEEFIALMQIIKEESVEVLQLLDTTFNWAKLNFNTIQLKETLIDFKALINDVLKVYKSTYENKGIAVTVDIEKIGSIENDLEILTIIVRNLISNAIKFTSKNGLIAISAEENELIITDSGVGMTEEMVDSILDLNYSTRRGTDNEKGVGIGLQLALSLAEKINCRLVINSEVSKGTSVSILFDSEEN, from the coding sequence ATGTATTTAGGAAAAAATGGAGACATATCGAGAATAGAGCTTAAAAAACTAATTGATTTTTTACCTTATCCTATAATCGTTTCTGAAAATACAGATGGAGAATCTAAATATCTGTTTTTTAATAAAAACTTCACGAATAAAATTGGTTACGATTTAAGCGAAATTGAGAACAGAGACGAATTATCGAGATTGTTTTATCCTGATGAAGCTTACCGTGAAAAAATCATCAAAGAATGGAATGCTAAAGCAGAACTGGTAAAGAATAATGAAAAAGGCTTTATTAAAATGAAAGCCAAAATTACTTGTAAATCGGGCGAGAAAAAGTGGTATGAGATTAAAGCTTCACTTGTAAATGATTTAAACATCGTGACGTTTGTTAATATCAACAGCGACATGATTCTGCAGGAAAGACTGAAGAAAAAGAATCTTAATAACGACCGTATGCTTTCTATTTTAGGACATGATCTTCGCAGTCCTATTGCAAATCTTATTTCGATTTCGTCAATGGGCGAGCAGTCAGAGATTTCGCAGGAAGAATTTATTGCTTTAATGCAGATTATAAAAGAAGAATCTGTTGAAGTACTGCAATTATTAGATACGACTTTTAATTGGGCAAAACTGAATTTTAATACCATTCAGCTTAAAGAGACTTTAATCGATTTTAAAGCGCTTATTAACGACGTTTTAAAAGTCTATAAATCGACTTATGAAAATAAAGGAATTGCGGTTACGGTTGATATTGAGAAGATTGGAAGTATCGAAAATGATCTCGAAATCCTAACCATTATAGTGCGAAACCTGATTTCGAATGCCATTAAATTTACATCGAAAAATGGTTTAATTGCGATTTCGGCAGAAGAAAATGAATTGATTATTACTGACAGTGGAGTAGGAATGACCGAAGAAATGGTCGATTCTATTCTCGATCTTAATTATTCAACCCGAAGAGGAACCGATAATGAAAAAGGAGTGGGAATAGGGTTGCAATTGGCGCTAAGCCTTGCCGAAAAAATAAACTGCCGACTTGTAATTAATAGCGAAGTATCGAAAGGAACATCGGTTTCTATCCTTTTTGATTCAGAAGAGAATTAA
- a CDS encoding AcvB/VirJ family lysyl-phosphatidylglycerol hydrolase: MHKKIFLMLLVFIFHNPIFASAEDTIRVGAFGKVTLYKPKTTPNAVVLFVSGDGGWNSGVIEMAKNIADQGALVAGIDIQHYFKAIKKQTSKCYYPAGDFEELSLILQKKLKLKQYLKPILIGYSSGATLVYGMLAQAPANTFNGALALGFCPDIETDRTLCDGSGLTSHVLKVGKAYYLDKTEKLTAPFIVLQGITDQVCNYAETKKYMEGLKQGKLITLSKVGHGFSVTKNWLPQLVDAYKEILNTPNYAKQKSEQNPLLKEQHLAPLPFEMPLTLIPSKNKDENQPIAFVISGDGGWTSFDQSVGEALAEKGISVIGLDAQKYFWNAKTPTEIASEIAKAVTHYLQQWNKKSFILVGYSFGASVVPFTAANFPESLKEKLKGVYSLSPDVKADFEIHIADMLSLESSNDNYDVISEIKKIKAYNPVCFFGSEEDPEIRKRFAASDIKTIEIPGSHHYNNDYIKIAEDILKEIK, from the coding sequence ATGCACAAAAAGATATTCCTTATGCTGTTGGTTTTTATTTTTCATAATCCAATTTTTGCTTCCGCAGAAGATACTATTCGTGTCGGAGCATTCGGAAAAGTCACGCTTTATAAACCCAAAACAACTCCTAATGCGGTCGTTTTGTTTGTTTCTGGCGATGGCGGATGGAACAGCGGTGTGATCGAAATGGCGAAAAATATTGCCGATCAAGGTGCTTTGGTTGCCGGAATTGATATTCAGCATTATTTTAAAGCCATCAAAAAACAAACCTCCAAATGTTATTATCCAGCAGGCGATTTTGAAGAATTAAGTCTGATCCTGCAAAAGAAATTGAAACTGAAACAATATCTCAAACCCATTTTAATTGGTTATTCTTCTGGAGCAACTTTGGTTTACGGAATGCTTGCGCAAGCTCCGGCGAATACCTTTAACGGTGCTCTTGCTTTAGGATTTTGTCCGGATATTGAAACCGACCGTACGTTGTGTGATGGTTCTGGATTGACTTCTCATGTTTTAAAAGTAGGAAAAGCGTATTATCTTGACAAAACCGAAAAACTCACAGCGCCTTTTATTGTCCTTCAGGGAATTACAGATCAAGTTTGCAATTATGCCGAGACCAAAAAATATATGGAAGGATTGAAACAAGGAAAACTCATTACACTTTCAAAAGTGGGTCACGGTTTTTCGGTTACTAAAAACTGGCTTCCTCAGTTGGTGGACGCTTATAAAGAAATTCTAAATACGCCGAATTATGCTAAACAGAAATCGGAACAAAACCCTTTATTGAAAGAACAGCATTTGGCGCCGCTTCCGTTTGAAATGCCTTTAACTTTAATTCCTTCCAAAAATAAAGATGAAAACCAGCCGATAGCATTTGTAATTTCAGGCGATGGCGGATGGACAAGTTTCGACCAATCTGTTGGCGAAGCTTTAGCTGAAAAAGGAATTTCTGTAATTGGTTTAGATGCCCAGAAGTATTTTTGGAATGCCAAAACGCCAACAGAAATTGCCTCAGAAATTGCTAAAGCTGTAACGCATTATTTGCAGCAATGGAACAAAAAATCTTTTATATTGGTTGGTTATTCTTTTGGAGCTTCTGTGGTTCCTTTTACAGCGGCTAATTTTCCAGAGTCTTTAAAAGAAAAATTAAAAGGCGTTTATTCGTTATCGCCAGATGTAAAAGCCGATTTTGAAATCCATATTGCTGATATGCTGAGCCTTGAAAGTTCAAATGATAATTACGATGTGATTTCAGAAATTAAAAAAATCAAAGCCTATAATCCTGTCTGCTTTTTCGGAAGCGAAGAAGATCCTGAAATCCGTAAACGCTTTGCAGCATCGGATATAAAAACCATTGAAATTCCGGGTTCACATCATTATAATAATGATTATATTAAAATTGCAGAAGACATTTTAAAAGAAATTAAGTAA
- a CDS encoding DUF4932 domain-containing protein — protein MPKSILTFIAFFLSLVIHAQYEKQLSKNISLSINENFETYFFAEKLAVEHIGYYVFSNKDSRYDHQPLVSHAAAHFMKWKDSDVILKIAAVLGKLRPILNDNSQILEYLWYCKSFPKTGFKYSVPKDIAIKDPVKYPNAEVLVQELTELLNDFYKQAQVGEYIRQNKNYYQGAMKEAAKDIAVKSIPFEEKWYGKKFLGYIFILMPGMPITEGEDNYRAFGIQLETPKGKMPSMVFSSSVMIPKKENLSDYKQFGFDNKEVTKFLTVHELGHSFVNPLLHDFKKEIDRDTILFTPKLKKHLENSYINNWDNCITEHLVRLGEIRTAKLMNDKTEEERLRKEHTVTMGFVLLPFLENHIIQYESDRKKYPDFRSFLPLLFKSLDTLKPEDIDRMIVN, from the coding sequence ATGCCAAAATCAATTCTAACGTTTATTGCTTTTTTTCTGTCTTTGGTGATACATGCACAATACGAAAAACAGCTTTCCAAAAATATTTCTTTAAGTATCAATGAGAATTTCGAAACCTATTTTTTTGCCGAAAAATTGGCAGTAGAGCATATTGGGTATTATGTTTTTAGCAATAAAGATTCCCGTTACGATCATCAGCCATTGGTCAGTCATGCTGCGGCACATTTTATGAAATGGAAAGACAGCGACGTGATTTTGAAAATTGCAGCAGTACTGGGAAAACTTCGTCCTATTTTAAATGATAATTCCCAGATTTTGGAATATCTCTGGTATTGTAAATCATTTCCTAAAACCGGATTTAAATATTCAGTTCCCAAAGATATTGCGATAAAAGACCCCGTTAAATATCCTAATGCCGAAGTTTTGGTACAAGAATTAACGGAACTTTTAAATGATTTTTATAAACAAGCCCAAGTAGGAGAGTACATTCGCCAGAATAAAAATTATTATCAGGGTGCGATGAAAGAAGCGGCTAAAGATATTGCTGTAAAATCGATTCCGTTTGAAGAAAAATGGTATGGAAAGAAATTTCTAGGTTATATATTTATTCTAATGCCCGGAATGCCTATTACGGAAGGAGAAGATAATTACCGCGCTTTTGGAATTCAGCTCGAAACTCCAAAAGGTAAAATGCCTTCAATGGTTTTTAGTTCAAGTGTCATGATTCCCAAAAAAGAAAATCTGTCTGATTATAAACAATTTGGGTTTGATAATAAAGAAGTAACAAAATTTTTGACCGTTCATGAACTCGGACATTCATTTGTAAATCCGCTTTTACATGATTTTAAAAAAGAAATCGACAGAGATACGATTTTGTTTACACCAAAACTTAAAAAGCATTTAGAGAACTCCTATATCAATAACTGGGACAACTGTATTACAGAGCATTTGGTACGTTTAGGGGAAATCAGAACCGCAAAACTTATGAATGATAAAACGGAAGAGGAGCGTTTGCGAAAAGAACATACCGTTACTATGGGATTTGTACTGCTTCCTTTTCTGGAAAATCATATTATTCAATATGAAAGCGATCGTAAAAAATATCCAGATTTTCGCAGTTTTCTGCCTTTATTATTTAAATCACTTGACACTTTAAAGCCGGAAGACATTGACCGGATGATTGTAAATTAG
- a CDS encoding YybH family protein — MSRITFIFFLLALGTSAQEKETDLNFRKQIEAYNTSFSTFFMEGNIDNFSKLYTEQTIFMPEHSQERIGKKNIVDFYKQWLSEVKIVAFKKTIYELQNLGNYILEIGNFKEDFAKKDHKIYSYSGKYMILWKLAKKGKPMTIAAEIWGSDSYIDDKEFPEINDANIPNTKEYSDSDKLTVEIKERNQNIRKLVQERNGAEHSKMFMSDAIYLTYYTPMLSGIKDITDYFVDHEKPGTLKIESISIKTSAIIKTEKAVVEFGFYSVDWRDGENNGNVKGKSINVWKRNQDNQLLLFRQMVNHD; from the coding sequence ATGAGCAGAATTACTTTTATCTTTTTTCTTTTGGCATTAGGAACATCCGCACAGGAGAAAGAAACTGACCTAAATTTTCGTAAACAGATTGAAGCGTATAATACTTCTTTTTCGACATTTTTTATGGAAGGAAATATTGATAATTTTTCCAAATTGTATACAGAACAAACCATATTTATGCCCGAACACAGCCAGGAACGTATAGGAAAAAAGAATATCGTTGATTTCTACAAACAATGGCTTTCTGAGGTTAAAATTGTTGCTTTTAAAAAGACAATTTATGAATTGCAAAACTTAGGGAATTATATTCTTGAAATTGGAAATTTTAAAGAAGATTTTGCAAAAAAAGATCATAAAATATATTCCTATTCTGGAAAATATATGATTCTCTGGAAGCTTGCAAAAAAAGGAAAACCGATGACCATCGCAGCAGAAATTTGGGGATCTGACAGTTATATTGATGATAAAGAATTTCCTGAGATAAACGATGCTAATATTCCTAATACTAAGGAATATAGTGATTCAGATAAACTCACAGTCGAAATAAAAGAAAGAAATCAAAACATTAGGAAACTGGTTCAAGAACGCAACGGCGCTGAACACTCCAAGATGTTTATGTCTGATGCTATTTATCTAACGTATTACACGCCCATGTTATCCGGCATAAAAGATATAACAGATTATTTCGTAGACCATGAAAAACCTGGAACTCTAAAGATAGAATCTATTTCGATTAAAACTTCTGCTATTATTAAAACAGAGAAAGCTGTAGTTGAATTTGGTTTTTACAGCGTTGACTGGCGTGATGGAGAAAATAATGGCAATGTAAAAGGAAAAAGTATTAATGTTTGGAAAAGAAACCAAGACAATCAGCTCTTGCTTTTCCGTCAAATGGTAAATCATGATTAA